A part of Paenarthrobacter sp. A20 genomic DNA contains:
- a CDS encoding TauD/TfdA family dioxygenase: MTVITETKLEFAKLGSRIGAEIRGLDISGDLSEDTVAQIRAALNEHKALVFREANILSDEAQVKFASHFGPLTKAHPTVASVEGEENVLPVDSENGSANNWHTDVTFVVNPPQASTLRSIDLPAYGGETLIASSAGAYQDLPEELRSFADNLWAIHTNDYDYSVPKNLEHQNAEERRKEFTRLKFETAHPVVRVHPLTGERGLFIGGFAQRLRIVGLSNTESKDIIRLLQAYVTRPENVVRVNWEPNQVVLFDNRITQHYAPDNYDGQPRKLNRVTIAGDVPLSIDGKPSQAIQGDSSTYSVVAPISHAS; encoded by the coding sequence ATGACCGTCATTACCGAAACCAAACTCGAGTTCGCCAAACTAGGTTCCCGCATCGGCGCCGAAATCCGCGGACTGGACATCAGCGGCGACCTCAGCGAAGACACCGTGGCCCAGATCCGGGCAGCGCTCAACGAGCACAAGGCCCTGGTGTTCCGCGAGGCCAACATCCTCAGCGACGAAGCCCAGGTGAAGTTCGCTTCGCACTTTGGACCACTGACCAAGGCCCACCCAACCGTGGCCTCGGTGGAGGGCGAAGAGAACGTCCTGCCCGTGGACAGCGAAAACGGCTCGGCCAACAATTGGCACACGGACGTCACCTTCGTGGTCAACCCGCCGCAGGCATCCACGCTGCGCAGTATCGATCTCCCGGCCTACGGCGGCGAGACCCTGATTGCGTCCTCGGCCGGTGCTTACCAGGACCTCCCGGAGGAACTGCGCAGCTTCGCGGACAACCTGTGGGCCATCCACACCAATGACTACGACTACTCCGTGCCGAAGAACCTTGAGCACCAGAACGCCGAGGAACGCCGCAAGGAGTTCACGCGCCTGAAGTTCGAGACCGCCCACCCGGTGGTGCGGGTCCACCCGTTGACCGGCGAGCGCGGATTGTTCATTGGGGGCTTCGCTCAGCGGCTCAGGATCGTGGGGCTGTCCAACACCGAATCCAAGGACATCATTCGCCTGCTGCAGGCCTACGTGACGCGTCCGGAGAACGTGGTCCGGGTGAACTGGGAGCCGAACCAGGTGGTCCTGTTCGACAACCGCATCACCCAGCACTACGCACCGGACAACTACGATGGCCAGCCGCGCAAACTCAACCGGGTGACCATTGCCGGCGACGTCCCGCTCAGCATCGACGGCAAGCCCAGCCAGGCAATCCAGGGCGATTCGAGCACGTACTCGGTGGTGGCCCCGATCAGCCACGCATCGTAG
- a CDS encoding aldo/keto reductase family oxidoreductase: MTIANGRGRLIYGCMGLGGPWDGSSYGAAEIDQAAAVIDAARGIGIELFDHADIYRSGKSEAVFGEVLARSQGLRAKIQLQTKCGIRLGERGLDTHYDLSKEAILERVNGSLKRLQTDYVDLLLLHRPDPLIDPREVADAVGQLVAEGKVRQLGVSNMSGTQIAFLQDELAMPVVANQLEMSLLRRDWLESTVLVNHAEGLGYSFPQGTLEHCMAKGIELQAYGSLAQGRYTGAKSGDLSPAESATASLLEQLAGEKDTTPEAILLGWLMKHPARISPVVGTTNPARIQACADAASVAGTMSRAEWYGLWVAARGSNIP; this comes from the coding sequence ATGACTATTGCGAACGGGCGGGGACGCCTCATTTATGGCTGCATGGGACTCGGCGGCCCGTGGGACGGCTCGTCGTACGGTGCGGCCGAGATTGATCAAGCCGCTGCTGTGATAGATGCCGCGCGGGGCATCGGCATTGAGCTCTTCGACCATGCGGATATCTACCGCAGCGGAAAGTCGGAGGCCGTCTTCGGTGAAGTCCTCGCCCGTTCGCAGGGTTTGCGCGCAAAGATCCAGCTTCAAACCAAATGCGGGATCAGGCTGGGGGAGCGTGGGCTGGACACACACTACGATCTCAGCAAGGAAGCCATCCTGGAACGGGTCAATGGGAGCCTGAAAAGGCTCCAAACAGACTACGTTGACCTGTTGCTCCTGCACCGTCCCGATCCCTTAATCGACCCGCGCGAGGTAGCGGACGCCGTCGGGCAATTGGTGGCGGAAGGCAAAGTGCGGCAGCTGGGTGTGTCCAACATGTCCGGCACGCAGATCGCGTTCCTGCAGGACGAGCTGGCGATGCCTGTTGTGGCGAACCAGTTGGAGATGAGCCTGTTGCGCCGGGACTGGTTGGAGAGCACAGTGTTGGTCAACCATGCGGAGGGGCTGGGATACAGCTTCCCGCAGGGGACGCTGGAACATTGCATGGCCAAAGGGATTGAACTTCAGGCCTACGGTTCTTTGGCCCAGGGACGCTACACGGGTGCGAAGTCCGGGGATCTGTCACCGGCCGAGTCGGCAACGGCTTCGTTGTTGGAACAGCTGGCGGGGGAGAAGGACACCACACCTGAAGCGATCCTGCTTGGCTGGCTGATGAAGCACCCTGCACGGATTTCGCCCGTCGTGGGAACCACGAACCCCGCACGCATTCAGGCGTGCGCTGATGCCGCATCCGTGGCTGGCACCATGTCCCGTGCCGAGTGGTACGGACTGTGGGTGGCAGCACGGGGCAGCAACATTCCCTAA
- a CDS encoding glycoside hydrolase family 13 protein — protein MSTSAAQAHRTDADRMADPNWWRQAAVYQIYPRSFHDANGDGLGDIRGITAKVPYLKELGIDAVWLSPFYPSALADGGYDVDDYRNVDPKLGTLEDFDEMAAALHAAGIKIVADIVPNHSSDRHEWFKEALASPKGSAARERYIFRDGKGENGELPPSDWDSVFGGPIWDRITEPDGTPGQWYLHIFAKEQPDFNWENPEIREDFLKTLRFWSDRGVDGFRIDVAHGMAKDLSEPLPMKADLEAKAHGTDGFTDGSHPFWDRDEVHEVYAEWRKLFNEYNPPRTAVAEAWVHESRRARYASPEGLGQAFNFDLLQSDFDAASFRKIITDNLVAAKESGASSTWVFSNHDVVRHATRYGLPKGGSVAQGTNAAQDVTGGKPKGQDGKGWLLAGGPAEELDVELGLRRARAATLLLLALPGSAYLYQGEELGLREVSEIPDSERQDPSFFRNPGVEIGRDGCRVPLPWTAEGSSFGFGAGEAHLPQPGWFKDYAVSTQDGVEGSTLELYRKALGLRSELQTDEELEWVETGNQDVLHFSRPGGWHTVTNFGSDPVGLPEGDVVVTSGPLEGGKLPSDTTAWVVRSA, from the coding sequence GTGAGCACCTCCGCCGCTCAGGCCCACCGTACCGACGCAGACCGCATGGCCGACCCCAACTGGTGGCGCCAAGCGGCTGTCTACCAGATCTACCCCCGCAGCTTCCACGACGCGAACGGCGACGGACTCGGAGACATCAGGGGCATCACCGCGAAGGTTCCCTACCTCAAGGAACTGGGCATCGATGCCGTATGGCTGAGCCCGTTCTACCCCTCGGCCCTCGCAGACGGCGGCTACGACGTGGATGACTACCGCAACGTGGACCCGAAGCTGGGGACGCTTGAGGACTTCGACGAGATGGCCGCAGCGCTGCACGCGGCAGGGATCAAGATTGTGGCGGACATCGTCCCCAACCATTCCTCCGACCGCCATGAGTGGTTCAAGGAAGCCTTGGCTTCACCCAAGGGCTCTGCTGCCCGCGAGCGCTACATCTTCCGCGATGGGAAGGGCGAGAACGGCGAATTGCCGCCGTCCGACTGGGACTCGGTTTTTGGTGGTCCCATCTGGGATCGCATCACCGAACCGGACGGAACGCCCGGCCAGTGGTACCTGCACATCTTCGCCAAGGAGCAGCCGGACTTCAACTGGGAGAACCCGGAGATCCGTGAGGACTTCCTGAAGACCCTCCGTTTCTGGTCGGATCGTGGCGTGGACGGTTTCCGCATCGACGTCGCCCACGGCATGGCCAAGGATCTTTCCGAGCCACTGCCCATGAAGGCCGACCTGGAGGCCAAGGCCCACGGTACCGATGGCTTCACTGATGGGTCCCACCCGTTCTGGGATCGCGACGAAGTCCACGAGGTCTACGCCGAGTGGCGCAAGCTCTTCAACGAGTACAACCCGCCCCGCACCGCTGTTGCCGAGGCTTGGGTCCACGAGTCCCGCCGTGCCCGGTATGCCAGCCCCGAAGGACTGGGCCAGGCGTTCAACTTCGATCTCCTGCAGTCCGATTTCGATGCTGCATCGTTCCGGAAGATCATCACAGACAACCTGGTGGCGGCGAAGGAATCAGGTGCTTCTTCCACCTGGGTCTTCTCCAACCACGACGTCGTCCGCCACGCCACCCGCTACGGCCTGCCCAAGGGCGGTTCGGTAGCCCAGGGCACCAACGCGGCCCAGGACGTCACCGGGGGCAAGCCCAAGGGCCAGGACGGCAAGGGCTGGCTGCTGGCCGGCGGTCCGGCTGAAGAGCTCGACGTCGAACTTGGCTTGCGTCGTGCGCGCGCCGCGACGCTCTTGCTGCTCGCGCTCCCCGGCTCGGCGTATCTCTACCAGGGTGAGGAGCTTGGCTTGCGTGAGGTGTCGGAAATTCCTGACTCCGAACGCCAGGATCCGTCCTTCTTCCGCAACCCGGGTGTGGAGATTGGCCGTGATGGTTGCCGTGTGCCGCTGCCATGGACCGCGGAAGGCTCGTCGTTCGGCTTTGGTGCGGGCGAAGCACACCTTCCGCAGCCGGGGTGGTTCAAGGACTACGCAGTGTCCACGCAGGACGGCGTGGAGGGTTCCACACTTGAGCTCTACCGTAAGGCCTTGGGCCTGCGCAGCGAACTCCAGACCGATGAGGAACTCGAATGGGTGGAAACCGGCAACCAGGACGTGCTGCACTTCAGCCGCCCCGGCGGCTGGCACACAGTGACCAACTTCGGGAGCGATCCTGTTGGGCTTCCCGAGGGCGACGTCGTGGTGACCAGCGGCCCGCTGGAAGGCGGCAAGCTGCCTTCCGACACCACTGCGTGGGTTGTCCGCAGCGCCTAA
- a CDS encoding carbohydrate ABC transporter permease: protein MTNKSSFKVERVNWSATTVLVLCAVTVLLPLYVTVSMAFKTQGQAVDGNAFSFPAPFSLDGFVQAWTLTNFPVGAAMSLLVTAGTVVATIILAAFASYAIVRNWERRLFRYSFFYLLGAMFIPFPVVALPQIQLTGRLGLDNPFGVILLATMFQLSFSVLLFTAFLRSIPMELEESARIDGATTWQTFWQLIFPLLAPMSATVGIFAFLYAWNDFMMPSLIISDPALQTLPVRQNLFQTQFSNNYHVSFASYLMAMAPAIIAYLFTQRWVMAGVTQGAVKG from the coding sequence ATGACCAACAAATCCAGCTTCAAAGTCGAGCGCGTCAACTGGTCGGCGACAACCGTCCTGGTCCTGTGCGCGGTGACCGTGCTCCTACCGCTGTATGTCACGGTTTCCATGGCGTTCAAGACCCAAGGGCAGGCAGTGGACGGCAATGCCTTCTCCTTCCCCGCCCCGTTCAGCCTCGACGGGTTCGTGCAGGCCTGGACGCTGACGAACTTCCCTGTGGGCGCAGCAATGTCGTTGCTGGTGACCGCGGGGACCGTGGTTGCCACGATCATCCTGGCGGCCTTCGCTTCGTACGCGATTGTGCGCAACTGGGAGCGCCGCCTGTTCCGCTACTCGTTCTTCTATCTGCTGGGGGCAATGTTCATTCCGTTCCCGGTAGTAGCGCTGCCGCAGATCCAGCTCACAGGCCGCCTTGGCCTCGACAACCCATTCGGCGTCATCCTGCTGGCCACCATGTTCCAGCTGAGCTTCAGCGTTCTCCTGTTCACGGCTTTCCTACGCTCCATTCCCATGGAACTGGAGGAAAGCGCCAGGATCGACGGCGCTACAACCTGGCAGACGTTCTGGCAGCTGATCTTCCCCTTGCTGGCGCCCATGAGCGCGACCGTGGGAATCTTCGCGTTCCTTTATGCATGGAACGACTTCATGATGCCCTCGCTGATCATTTCCGACCCGGCGCTGCAGACTCTGCCAGTGCGGCAGAACCTGTTCCAGACCCAGTTCAGTAACAACTACCATGTGTCCTTCGCGTCCTACCTGATGGCGATGGCGCCGGCGATCATTGCCTACCTGTTTACGCAGCGGTGGGTCATGGCGGGCGTGACCCAGGGAGCCGTCAAGGGCTGA
- a CDS encoding carbohydrate ABC transporter permease, producing the protein MSIITTSTTSGQGGPKHGDPKQATQKQRPQGRGSRRRVEPIFYLFLVPSLVLFTLAITIPGIVGIFFSFTDSIGIGDWEFVGLTNYIAIFSDPAILQSYLFTFGFSIVTVIAVNVVAFLLAVGLTSRIRMKSALRTIFVIPMVVSGIIIAYVFNFLFSNSLPSLGAAAGIPWLESSLLANPDFAWVAIVLVTAWQAVPGALLIYIAGLVAVPGDVYEAAEIDGASKFQQLLKITLPLVSGYVVINIILGFKGFLNAYDIIVGLTNGGPGTSTRSIAMTVISGFNGGDYAYQMANATIFFVVAIVISLVQLSLTRGRNAL; encoded by the coding sequence ATGTCCATCATCACCACATCCACCACGTCCGGGCAGGGCGGCCCAAAGCACGGCGACCCAAAGCAAGCAACCCAGAAACAGCGTCCCCAAGGGCGGGGCAGCAGGCGTCGGGTCGAACCGATCTTCTATCTCTTCCTTGTGCCGAGCCTTGTCCTGTTCACGTTGGCGATCACCATTCCCGGCATCGTCGGCATCTTCTTCAGCTTCACGGATTCCATCGGAATCGGTGACTGGGAGTTCGTCGGCCTGACCAACTACATCGCGATCTTCAGCGACCCCGCCATCCTGCAGAGCTATCTGTTTACCTTCGGGTTTTCCATCGTCACGGTGATCGCGGTCAACGTAGTCGCCTTCCTCCTCGCCGTCGGCCTGACGTCGCGCATCCGGATGAAGTCGGCATTGAGGACCATCTTCGTGATTCCAATGGTGGTTTCCGGAATCATCATCGCCTACGTCTTCAATTTCCTGTTCTCGAACTCGCTGCCGTCGCTCGGTGCTGCGGCCGGTATTCCTTGGTTGGAGAGCAGCCTGCTGGCGAACCCCGACTTCGCGTGGGTAGCCATTGTGCTGGTGACGGCCTGGCAGGCTGTACCTGGCGCCCTGCTCATCTACATCGCCGGCCTGGTGGCAGTGCCCGGGGATGTCTATGAGGCAGCGGAAATCGACGGCGCCAGCAAATTCCAGCAACTGCTGAAGATTACTCTTCCCCTGGTGTCGGGCTATGTGGTCATCAACATCATTCTCGGTTTCAAGGGTTTCCTTAATGCGTACGACATCATCGTTGGCCTGACCAACGGTGGTCCGGGAACCTCAACCCGTAGCATCGCGATGACTGTCATCTCGGGCTTCAACGGCGGCGACTACGCCTATCAGATGGCCAATGCGACGATCTTCTTCGTGGTGGCCATCGTTATCTCTCTCGTACAGCTCTCGCTGACTCGCGGACGGAATGCACTGTAA
- a CDS encoding extracellular solute-binding protein encodes MSVKLTRRKRFAAMGLGLALLAGLLSGCTGEPDKETIRFTFSKREAIGFMTKLVAEYNASQNDTEVVLDTSGVDVVSASFVRGNPPDIALANYNMETSRFVQRGVLSDLSGTDAASRIREDLQPLMDQYGSYQDRTSALPYSVMASSVIYNKEIFAANNIKVPTTWSELITACEKLKAAGVTPFYATWKDDWTIAQGWFDYSVGGQVDTLDFFDKLAVEGTEVGPGSSVSFQKDFEQPVAKMLKLATNYVNKDAASRAYGDGNLAFSQGKAAMYLQGPWAFSEIAKTAPDLKLGTFPLPMTEDPQDLRVRVNVDLAAWIPEASKHKEAARDFLEHLYKPEVIEAYNKSQLGFTPTKDSAVVADPRIEGMVQYYDKSQVYQGPSVLVPRTIPIMNYTQALVFGANPASTLSTLDADWARLAFRQ; translated from the coding sequence GTGTCCGTAAAACTGACACGCAGGAAACGCTTCGCAGCAATGGGGTTGGGCCTGGCTTTGTTGGCGGGGCTTCTCTCAGGCTGCACCGGGGAGCCGGACAAGGAGACCATCCGGTTTACGTTCAGCAAGCGTGAAGCCATTGGCTTCATGACCAAGCTCGTTGCCGAGTACAACGCTTCGCAGAACGACACCGAGGTTGTGCTGGACACTTCGGGTGTGGATGTGGTGTCCGCGAGTTTCGTTCGCGGTAATCCGCCGGACATCGCGCTGGCAAACTACAACATGGAGACCTCGCGCTTCGTTCAGCGTGGGGTGTTGAGCGACTTGTCCGGCACGGACGCTGCATCCCGGATCCGTGAGGATCTGCAGCCGTTGATGGACCAGTACGGCTCGTACCAGGACCGGACCAGCGCCCTTCCGTATTCGGTCATGGCGTCATCGGTGATCTACAACAAGGAGATCTTCGCTGCCAACAACATTAAGGTGCCCACCACCTGGAGCGAGCTGATCACAGCGTGTGAGAAGTTGAAGGCTGCGGGAGTGACGCCCTTCTACGCCACGTGGAAGGACGACTGGACCATCGCCCAAGGGTGGTTCGACTACTCGGTAGGCGGCCAGGTGGACACCCTCGACTTCTTCGACAAGCTGGCTGTGGAAGGCACGGAAGTGGGGCCGGGGTCCTCGGTTTCGTTCCAGAAGGACTTCGAACAGCCCGTAGCCAAGATGCTGAAGCTCGCCACCAACTATGTGAACAAGGATGCTGCCAGCCGGGCGTACGGTGACGGCAACCTGGCATTCTCACAGGGCAAGGCTGCGATGTACTTGCAGGGCCCGTGGGCCTTCAGCGAAATTGCCAAGACCGCCCCTGACCTCAAGCTGGGCACCTTTCCGCTGCCCATGACCGAGGATCCCCAGGACTTGCGGGTCCGCGTCAACGTTGACCTCGCGGCGTGGATACCGGAGGCGTCCAAGCACAAGGAGGCTGCCCGTGATTTCCTCGAGCACCTCTACAAGCCGGAAGTAATTGAGGCCTACAACAAATCGCAGTTGGGTTTCACGCCCACCAAGGATTCGGCCGTTGTTGCTGATCCCCGGATTGAAGGGATGGTGCAGTACTACGACAAATCCCAGGTCTACCAGGGCCCGTCGGTGCTGGTGCCGCGCACCATTCCGATCATGAACTACACCCAAGCGCTCGTGTTCGGCGCAAACCCGGCATCCACCCTCAGCACGCTCGACGCAGATTGGGCGCGCCTGGCGTTCCGCCAGTAG
- a CDS encoding ROK family protein — MQTGTAPSTQLVRRVNASAMLKAMRGAGVLTGTELMDSTGLSRATVISICDELVRLGWLQELENQRGTGDYVKGRPARRFVFDDGAASVLGIDIGATKITAIVANMAGTSLSKVTMPFRTYNVPADERADVLDRIAADALKKAGVSADSVLAVSVGVAAPVSRDGEVLTAQEFWKSFDVRRIVSERHGWHVLLENDANLAALAERWQGTAQGVDNLVVMLAGDRLGSGILESGRLLHGQLGGFGELGYLENVDGVGDTYGIAHYAVLWGREALDASATTTLHELCGGDPAALTSEMVFNAAADGDRAAIKAIDRLAHRMARAIGSISTLVNPELVVIAGAVAASAHALIPGMEKQMPEFTFTPPRLATSTLGDGIVSLGAVRHALDYVEDHALDLYPASVPKPVST, encoded by the coding sequence TTGCAGACCGGTACTGCGCCGTCAACACAGCTGGTCCGCCGCGTCAACGCCAGCGCAATGCTCAAGGCAATGCGCGGCGCCGGCGTCCTCACTGGTACGGAGCTGATGGATTCCACCGGACTCTCGCGTGCCACCGTCATCTCAATCTGCGATGAACTCGTCCGGCTCGGTTGGCTCCAGGAATTGGAAAACCAGCGGGGCACCGGAGACTACGTCAAGGGACGGCCGGCACGCCGCTTTGTTTTCGACGACGGCGCGGCCAGTGTGCTCGGAATAGACATCGGCGCCACCAAGATCACGGCGATCGTGGCCAACATGGCAGGAACGTCACTGTCCAAGGTCACCATGCCGTTCCGTACCTACAATGTCCCGGCCGACGAGCGTGCCGACGTTCTGGACCGCATCGCGGCTGACGCCTTGAAAAAGGCCGGCGTTTCCGCAGATTCCGTTCTGGCCGTGTCCGTGGGTGTGGCCGCTCCTGTCAGCCGTGACGGCGAAGTCCTCACTGCCCAGGAGTTCTGGAAATCCTTCGACGTCCGCCGGATTGTGTCCGAACGGCACGGCTGGCACGTCCTCCTGGAAAACGATGCCAACCTCGCAGCCCTCGCAGAACGCTGGCAGGGCACTGCACAGGGAGTCGACAACCTTGTGGTTATGCTGGCCGGCGACCGGTTGGGTTCGGGCATCCTCGAATCGGGGCGGCTGCTCCACGGGCAGCTTGGTGGCTTTGGGGAATTGGGGTACCTCGAGAACGTGGACGGTGTGGGTGACACCTACGGCATCGCCCATTATGCAGTCCTGTGGGGACGTGAAGCCCTTGACGCCAGCGCGACGACGACGCTGCATGAACTCTGTGGCGGCGACCCGGCAGCCCTGACGTCGGAGATGGTTTTCAACGCCGCGGCTGATGGCGACCGCGCGGCTATCAAGGCCATTGATCGGTTGGCCCACCGCATGGCCCGGGCCATCGGTTCGATCAGTACGCTGGTCAACCCTGAACTGGTGGTTATTGCCGGCGCCGTGGCAGCATCAGCACACGCCCTGATACCCGGAATGGAAAAGCAGATGCCCGAGTTCACCTTTACTCCCCCGCGGCTGGCGACCTCCACGCTGGGCGACGGCATCGTCTCGCTGGGCGCGGTCCGGCACGCACTGGACTATGTCGAAGACCATGCGCTGGACCTCTACCCCGCATCAGTGCCGAAGCCAGTGTCGACCTAG